DNA from Mycobacteriales bacterium:
CCGGCCGGGATGGTCGCCCAGCCAAGCGGTCGCCAGGTCATCAGAGAACTCCAGACGCAATACGGCTTCGAGTCCTGCACGGTCCGGAAAGCGCCACGAGGAGTGAACCTCGTGGCGGACCGCTCCACGTTCGGCCCACCACATGTCCGTTGTCTCCGCCTTCCCCTGCGGTGCAGCCCACGGTGACAGCGCGAGTAATTCCGCAAATTCGCCCCAGCGCTGGTCATTGTCGACGACCACCAAGGCTCCACCGGGCCTGAGTACACGCATGACTTCCGCGAGACCCGCATCGCGATCGGGCGGGAAGAAATAGGCGAAACGCGCGTGGACCACGTCGACAGCCGCATCCGG
Protein-coding regions in this window:
- a CDS encoding class I SAM-dependent methyltransferase, producing the protein MHELSDFVRAPNQADDPGLYEVENAAMDPDGVLAAALWSAAPWDGRDVLDLGCGSGYWLSSYRRRARSVLGVEPDRSLLPLAAARDASIPVVHGSAEHIPVPDAAVDVVHARFAYFFPPDRDAGLAEVMRVLRPGGALVVVDNDQRWGEFAELLALSPWAAPQGKAETTDMWWAERGAVRHEVHSSWRFPDRAGLEAVLRLEFSDDLATAWLGDHPGRHELSYGYVLFVATKR